The following coding sequences lie in one Arachis ipaensis cultivar K30076 chromosome B05, Araip1.1, whole genome shotgun sequence genomic window:
- the LOC107641591 gene encoding probable LRR receptor-like serine/threonine-protein kinase At2g16250, with the protein MTVTCLFIKYYHTSLPSFPVSLILALPNPLLSSRTEWFSLLQLRSSLGIRAKNWPRKTKPCRNWTGIHCQKGSVIGINISDFRRTHKASLHPSFSVDALANFTRLASFNASGFVLNGSIPEWFGDKSNNNYLGALQVLDLSSCSITGSIPESIGGLILLKSVLLSGNSLTGRMPSGLGILSNLIVLDLSENELSGSIIDSLFSLGNLTSLNLSSNYLSGNVPNQLSNLSGLETLDLSNNALTGNVPSVLFSRLSKLRVLNLSGNFIDGDLPDTLWSLPSLRFVDVSNNNLTGPLPKFFGSNTSSTDATFKRESYVVELELLSKVSHARLIPILGHCLENDNEKCIVYKYMPNGDLASSLQRVTDADGKSKSLDWITRLKIATGAAKGLAYLHDCSHPLAHRDVQASSILLDDKFEVRLGSLSEVTTQGDVHPGVMNRLFIKPSSSNQPNFGK; encoded by the exons acATCCCTCCCCTCCTTCCCTGTATCTCTAATCCTTGCCCTCCCTAACCCTCTCTTGAGTTCAAGAACCGAATGGTTTTCGTTGCTTCAACTTCGATCTTCATTGGGTATAAGAGCAAAAAACTGGCCAAGAAAAACCAAACCATGCCGGAACTGGACCGGAATTCATTGCCAAAAGGGTTCAGTTATCGGAATCAACATTTCCGATTTCAGAAGAACACATAAAGCTAGTCTTCACCCAAGTTTCTCTGTTGATGCACTTGCCAATTTTACCCGTTTAGCTTCCTTCAATGCTTCAGGTTTTGTGCTTAATGGTTCTATTCCTGAGTGGTTTGGTGACAAAAGCAATAACAACTACCTTGGTGCACTCCAGGTGCTTGATTTAAGTTCTTGCTCAATAACTGGCTCTATTCCTGAGTCAATTGGTGGTTTGATTTTGTTGAAGTCTGTGTTACTTTCTGGGAATAGCTTAACTGGTAGAATGCCTTCAGGTTTGGGAATATTGTCTAATTTAATTGTGCTTGATCTCTCAGAAAATGAACTTTCTGGgtctattattgattcattgtttTCACTTGGTAACCTCACAAGTCTTAATCTTTCTTCCAATTACTTATCTGGGAATGTTCCGAATCAACTTAGTAACCTTTCAGGGCTTGAAACTTTGGACCTTTCCAACAATGCACTAACTGGTAATGTGCCTAGTGTCTTGTTTTCTCGCCTTTCGAAACTTCGAGTTCTCAATTTAAGTGGTAACTTTATTGATGGTGATCTTCCTGATACTTTGTGGTCATTACCGAGCTTGCGTTTCGTTGATGTGTCCAACAACAACCTTACCGGTCCTCTACCGAAATTTTTCGGTTCAAATACTAGTTCTACTGATGCCACATTCAAGAGAGAATCATATGTTGTGGAGTTGGAATTATTAAGCAAGGTTTCACATGCAAGATTGATCCCAATCTTGGGACATTGCTTGGAGAATGACAATGAGAAATGTATAGTTTACAAGTATATGCCAAATGGAGATTTGGCAAGTTCTTTGCAGAGAGTCACCGATGCAGATGGTAAATCGAAGTCCCTTGATTGGATCACGAGATTGAAAATCGCTACGGGAGCTGCCAAAGGCCTTGCTTATCTACATGATTGCAGCCATCCCCTCGCTCACAG AGATGTTCAAGCTAGCAGCATACTTCTTGATGATAAATTTGAGGTGCGACTTGGAAGTTTGAGTGAGGTTACCACCCAAGGAGATGTCCATCCTGGTGTCATGAACAGGCTGTTCATCAAGCCATC ATCTTCTAATCAACCAAATTTTGGTAAGTAA